The stretch of DNA CCGTGTCGACAATATAGTAGTCTGAATTTTTCTTTCTGTTTTTTATTCTTCCTCTCCAGACCTTTTTACTGCTTATAGTATCCCACAGATTTTTAAAAACTTCACTCGGGGTCTCTTCGTGGCGAACTATATTGTGGGGTTTTCCAAGAACTTCCTCTTTTGAATATCCGGAGAGTTTACAGAAGTTGTCGTTTGCGTATGTAATAATTCCGCTTTTATCGGAACGAGTAAGTATGGAACTGGCATCTATGGCGTCTTGATAACTCTTTAAAACAGAGATGTTCTCTCGTAGAAGCTTTGTCTTTTTATTAAGCTCTATTTTTAGTCTCTTCTCGTACTCCGCCCTTTCACTGATGTCTCTGACTACGGCGATATTGTATATGGAGTCTTCTGTTTTGACTATTTTTACGTTTGCTTCTACGGGTATCTCTCGTTTATCTTTTGTCACAATAACTGCATAGTCGAACATAGAGCCCTTCTCTTTAAGCTCTTTTATATGCTCTTTAAACTCTTTTGACTCTTCAGTCGGTCTTCTAAAGTTTTCAATCCCCACCTCGTTCATCTCATCAAGCGTATAGCCGCTTGTTTCAACAGCCGCTTTATTGGCATACATGATCTTTGTGCTCTCACCCTTGACGTCAAATATGAAAAGCATATCGTTTGAGTTCTCTAGTAGATCCGAAAAAAGAGTCTTGCAGTTTTTCTGAAACTTTTGCATAAATTATGCTGCCTTTTTTGTTATTTTGATAGTTCGATAGCTTTTTTGTATGCCTGCTCGATAGCGTTCATACAAGAAGCTCTTACGTTTCCGTCCTCAAGAGCGCCGTAACCCGCTGCAGTCGTTCCGCCGGGGCTCATTACGCCATCTTTCAAGAGTGCCGGATGGATCTCTTGTATAAGCTCGCCAAAACCTGCAAAAAGACCGCGCATAGTAGCCATTGCATCGGCTCTTTTCATTCCCTGTTTTACGGCTCCATCAGCCAGTGCTTCTGCAATAAGCGTGAGGTATGCAGGACCGCTTCCCGCAAGTCCCGTAGCAATGTCAAGCTCCTTTTCGCTTCCAAGCCAAAGAGTACTGCCGATGGCTCCAAGAAGCTCTTTTGCCTCATCTTTGTATGAGTCGTCTCCTGTAAGTGTTGTCATAGATCTGCCCACGCTTGCGGCAAGGTTTGGCATACTTCTGACAACGGCGTAAGGGTTGAGGTTGTGTTTGATTTTTTGTACCGTTGTTCCTGCAAGAACCGAGTAGATCACTTTTGCTCTGCCTTTTACTCTAGCTGCGATCTCCTCTACATTTGCAGGTTTAACGCATAGCATTACCGTCTTACCCTCTATATCCGAGTCCTCTAGTAGAATCTTCTCTATTTCAACGCCTACTTCATCTTCAAATTTGTTTAACTTCTCTAGGTCTCTTCCTATAACTTCCAGTTTGTATCTCTCTTTTAGTCCCTTTGCAATGCTTAGAGCCATATTTCCGTTACCGATGAAAGTAATAGTCTTCATAAAAGTGCCTTTATTTTTTTATGGTAGTATAGCATTAACATATAAAATTTAAAAATAAGGATTAGATAATGGAACAATTTTTAGCAGAGGCAAAACAAGCGAGCAGGGTGCTAAGTACTCTAAGCGGCTCAGATAAGAACAGAATTTTAAGAGAGATGGCTTCGGCACTAAGAGCAAATACTATGGATCTTATCGAAGCAAACGCAAAAGATATGTCTGATGGCAAAAAGAACGATCTCTCATCCGCTTTGATGGACAGACTCTATCTGGATGAGAAGCGCATTGACGCGATGGCAGTGGCAATAGAGGAGATAGCGGCACTAAAAGAGCCTGTAGGGCGCGTTCTTGATGGTTGGGTGACAGAAGACGGATTAAAGATAGAGAAGGTCTCTATTCCTATCGGTGTTATAGGTATCATCTACGAATCTCGCCCAAACGTAACAAGCGATACTGCGGCTCTGTGCTTTAAAAGCTCAAACGTCTGTGTATTAAAAGGGGGCAAAGAGGCAGAGCACTCAAACAATGCGATCGCAAAGATACTTCAGAGCGTTTTAGAGAAGAACAAGCTTCCAAAATCTCTTGTCTCCCTTATTCCAGACTCTTCAAGAGAGGGAGTTGCAAAACTTATTAAGATGGACAAATATGTTGATCTGATCATCCCTCGCGGCGGTGCAGGGCTTATAAAGTACGTAAGCGAAAATGCGACGGTCAGCGTTGTAAAGCACGATAAAGGTCAGTGTCACACATATATTGACAAAGATGCGATCATTAATGATGCAATAAAAATTGCAATAAACGCAAAAGTCCAAAGACCTGGAGTCTGTAATGCTATGGAGACTCTTCTAGTCGATAGCGCTATAGCAAAAGAGACTCTGCCGCTCTTAAAAGTAGAGTTTGACAAAGCTCATACCGAGTTAAAAGGGTGTAAGCGTACTCAGGCGATTATAGATGTTGCAAATGCGACTGATGAGGATTACGACACCGAGTATCTTGCAAATATACTAAACATCAAAGTGGTAGATGGAGTCGAGGGTGCAATTGAGCATATTGTAAGATTTAGCTCAGGTCACTCTGAGGCGATCATCACTCAAAACGTAACAGCCGCAGAGACCTTTTTAAATGCAATAGATGCGGCAGCCGTCTATCTCAATGCTTCAACAAGATTTACGGATGGCGGAGCATTTGGTTTCGGTGCTGAGGTAGGTATCAGTACAAATAAACTTCATGCTAGAGGTCCGATGGGAATAGAGGGACTGACAACATACAAGTTTAAAATATATGGAAGCGGACAAACAAGATAAATATATCTCCATTGTTGATACAAGTCAACGCTCTTTATTTATATATTAAATATAATTTAACTATATGAATTTTAAAGGAGTTTTGATGTCACTTATTCCAGATGAGGCTTCAAAAATAGAAGTTACCGGTGCAACGGTAGATTTTTATAAACTAGAAAAAGACGCAGAGAGCACTTACTACTTTGATACGTCTAAATGTGGTCCGCCGGATCCTATGGTAAATGCCGTATGCGGATTGAAGCTTATAAAAGGAACTAGTGACAAGTTGGTTATGATAAACCATAAAACACCTGGAGGACTCTTCGCAAAACTGGGAGATGATATCTCTTATGAAACCCAGCAGACACCTGAGGGCTTGGTAAAAGTACTCTTTTCAAGCAACAGCTCATCCGACTCGGCAACAGATCTTGAAAATATAAGTCACTAACAGCTATATGTTCTCAGTATCACAAGACTTTGCCCCTCCATTTAAACTTATCTCCCCATTTTTTATATTGGGGAGTCTGTTTTATCTGCTATCGGTAATATTTCTCTTTTTTTTCTCTGCAGATAATCTATTAATGTTGGACACAAAAGTCTTAAGCTTTGTTCATCTCTTTTTACTCGGCTTTGTAATGATGACAATTTTTGGTGCAATGGCGCAGTTGGTGCCAGTTGTGCTTGAAGTAGGACATTTCGGGGTTGAACTCTTTTATGCAATATGGCCGCTGCTTGCCATCGGGACAATAATGATGGCATTTGGATTTACAAGTTATCCGACATTTCTGCCTTTTGGCGGAACAATTGTTTTAGTAGCTATGATGATATTTGTTATGGAGATATTTCTGACTATAAAAAAGGTCAAGAAGTTTAATCTGGTCATCAGCAGTATACTCATAGCAAATATATTTCTACTTTTTGGAATTATATTTGGTCTTGTTATGGCTCTTGGATATGCGGGAATGGTGGATGTTGATATAAATGCACTCCTGAAGGGGCATGTGTTTTTAGTGGTTATAGGCTATATAGTAGTTATCATAATGGGGCTCTCAGTAGTTCTGCTTCCTATGTTTGGACTCTCACACGGCTTTAGTAAAAAACCTCTTGAAATAGCCATATTTCTTGTAAGTATCTCTGTCATCATGGTTGTACTCTCCTCTTTAAGCGCTTCTGCTTTGCTTGCTTATGGAGGCTATATATTGGCATCTGCAGGATTGCTGATATATTTTTACTTTATATATACGATACACAAGACCAGAGCAAGAAAGGAGATAGATATTTATGCAAAATCGCTTCTGTTTGCATATTTCTCTCTGATCGCTTCACTATCTCTGGCTTTAATTTATTTTGCAGTAGGTTATGAACCGCTCTTGCTGGCATCTGCGTGGATGATGTTCTTTGGTTTTTTTGCCTTTGTCATCACAGGTCATATATATAAGATCATCCCGTTTCTTGTCTGGTTTGAGAGATTCTCTCCGCTTGTGGGAAAACAGAAAGTTCCGATGCTTGCAGATATGCTTCCTGCTAGGAGCTCTTCGGCTCAGCTTCTTTTTTGCGCTTTGGGTGTTGTTGTAGTAGCAACGGCAATTTTGCTTCAAGATGGACTCGTTTTAAAGGCGGGAGCCTCATTTTTATTGATGGGTGCTTTAGCACTGCTTAGAAGCGTGTTTTATATGATAAATTATAAATAAAATAAAATTTAAGGATAAAAAATGTACACAAAAGAGGAACTGTTTTTAGCTATTTCAACGGTAATAGATCCGGAGGTCGGTTTTAACCTTGTAGAGATGGGGCTTATTTATGACGCTTCGTGCGACGAAGATGGAAATGCATATGTAAAGATGACACTCTCAACAAAAGCCTGTCCTATGCATCAGCTTATTCAGCAGTGGGTAAAAGAGGCCGTGCAGAAGATGGCAGGGATTAAGAGCGTAGAGATAGATCTGGTCTGGGAGCCTGAGTGGAATATCACTATGGCTGACGAGCATGTAAAAAAGGCTCTTAGCCGCTAAAATATTAAGCGGTCATATACTCTTTGATAGCCTCGCAAACTCTCTCAAGCGATCTTTTGTATTTCTTTAGATCGCTGACATAGCTTAGGTCTGAAGGGTTAGCTATGCTCTTTTTTAGCTCAAGCGCTGCATCGTGCAGATTGTCTGCACCGATATTTGCTGCTACACCTGATATATCTAGGAGCAGTTTATCGGCATCTATGCCGTTTGTTCCGTTTATATGCTCTTGAAGCGTCTCTTCAGAGACTGAGTATTTTGATAGAAAATCATTCAATATCTCAAGATAGAACTCTCTGTCTCCTCCGCATATCTCCAAGCCTTTGTTGATGTCAAACTCAACACTCTCTTGAGGTGCCGCAGGAGCTGTTGTTTGCGACTCCTCCCCCGTAGTATAGATATACAAAATGTCATAGAGAGCATCCATTTTCAGAGGTTTTTCAAGATGCGCCTCCATCCCTACATTTAACATATTCCTAACGTCATCCGCCGCCGTATCACCGCTTAACGCTACAATCGGAATATGTTCGTAGTTTGGATTTTTCCTGATAAGTCTGGTCGCCTGAAAACCATCAACTACAGGCATATGGGCATCCATAAATATCACTGCAAAATTTGTGTCGCTCTCTAGAATATTTAGCGCCTCTTGACCGTCGTTTGCAATAGTTATTTCTATGCCTGAAGTAGATAAAAGCCCAGCGATAACTTTTTGGTTTATAATATTGTCTTCGGCTATAAGCACTCTTGTACCTTTAAAATCCGCAAAGTCATCTTTAGTTATTTTGCTATGTGGAATAAGTTCGCGCTTTTTTCTGTTTGTCGGTGTAGCAGGAACGCTTTTAGCCTGAGTACTCGGTGTCTCTTGGGCTTCTTGTGGCTCTTCTTTTAGCTCTGGTTCTTCTTGTCTCTCTATGACCTCCACCAAAGCTTCAGGCTCTTTTTTCTCGCTTTTTGGAGCTTCTAGCTTCTCCTCTTTTGCTAAGGGAGCCTTTTTTCCTTTTGAACTTTTTAACAGTACAACGATCGTAATGAGAGTTACTGCGACAATTAATCCTATTAATTCTATATAATATTGACTTATTATTGTTTGCATGCCAGAGCTCTTTTTTTCTTTATCATACTGTAATAAAAATTAAACTTTACAAAGTTGATGTATAATTGTACGAAAATTATATTAGGCTTTAAATGCAAATTATTCCACACGTTGCGGTTTTATACTCTCAGGTTCTCGATACATTCAGTGATATTGAAGATGGGATTATCATAGACTGTACGATGGGATACGGCGGACACTCCTCAATAATACTTGAAGCCAATCCGAACATCAAGCTTATTGCAATAGACCAAGATCAGACGGCGATAGATTTTTCTACCCAAAGATTAGAGCCATATAAAGATAGAGTCGAGATAAAAAAAGGGCGTTTTTCATCTGTTATCAAAGAGATTTTAAAAGAGTATGACATTAAAGATATCAGAGGTATTTTGGCGGATATCGGGGTCTCGTCGCTTCAGCTTGACCAAAAAGAGAGAGGCTTCTCTTTTGCAAGCGAGAACCTTGATATGAGAATGGACAGGGATGCTCTGCTAAGTGCGGCAGAGGTTGTAAATGAGTACTCTGCAGCTGATCTTGAGAGAATTTTGCTTGAGTACGGCGAGCTTAGAAACTATAAAAAGATAGCCTCTTTTATAGTGAGTAACCGTCCGTTTTCATCAGCTCAAGAGTTAAGCGAAGCCGTGACTCACCTTATGCCAAAAGGCAAAAAGATTCATCCTGCAACGCTTCTAATGCAGGCTATCCGCATAGAGGTGAACAATGAGCTTGGCGAGTTGAGCTCACTTTTAGATACCATTGAAGAGGCAAGATTTCCAAATGCAAAAATAGCGATAATCTCTTTTCATTCGCTTGAGGACAGAATAGTAAAAAACAGGTTTGTGCGCTGGAGCAAGAGCTGTATCTGTCCTCAAGAGGCTATGAGATGCACGTGCGGCAATAACCACTCATACGGAAGAGTTCTGACAAAAAAACCGCTTACTGCCGAAGATGAGGAGCTAAAAGCAAATCCTAGAAGCAGAAGCGCAAAACTGAGAGTGTTTGAGACGGATATAGAAGAATGAGTGATAAAACAGAACTTTTAAGTGAACTAGACTTAGTCCTAAATCCAAAAAAAGATGTGGACGTAAACCATCTTCTGTATGTTCTGCTCGGTATAGTATTTGTCTCGATTGTTCTCTTTCCTAAAATATATATTCAACAACAGATCTACTTTAAAAGCAGGGATATATCAAAACTAAAAAGCGAGTATGATACGCTAAAAGAGGAGAACAGGCTTATAAAAGGCTCTGTTGAATCTATTAGATTTAAAAACCAAGTACTTGATACAATATTTTAAAGAGGTTTGATGATTCGTCGTTTTTTAGAGTTTGCCATAGATAAACCGCTGCTCAACCATATTTTACTTACATTTATATTTGTTCTCTCAATATTTGCATACGTTAATATCCCAAAAGAGATATTTCCTCCTATGAATATGGACAAGGTCACCATCTCAGGCGGCTACGTTGGAACTTCCGCAGATGTCCTTGATAAGATGGTGGTAAAAACCATAGAGGATGACCTTCAAAACATCAGCGAACTTGACATTATGAAAACGACCATTAAAAACGGCTCTTTTTCGATCATAGCCGACATAAAACCGGGTTCTGACAACGCTAATGTCTTAAATGACGTAAAAGATATAGTAAGTAGTGTAAAAAAAGATCTGCCTGCAGATATGGCAGAGCCGATCGCAAAGATACAGCTGCACAACTTTCCTCTCGCACTTGTAGCCCTCGCAGGCGACAGACCAAAAGAGGAGCTTCTCTTAAGAGCGGAGGAGCTAAAGAGCAAACTTAGCAAACTTAAAGAGCTTAGCGAGATCACCATTCGCGGTGATGCCGAAGAAGAGCTTGTTATAAAGATAAACGAGCAGAAGGTTCAGGCGTTTGGACTGCAGCCGGCTATGGCTGTGGAGGCACTAAGAAATATAAGCTCAGTCTTTCCCATAGGAACTATTAAAGATAGAGGTTCGCATCTCTACATCTCTACCTATAACGGAGAGAAAAACAAGATAGATATTGAGAGCACCGTCATTAACGTAGGCGGTTCTAGAGTCAGAGTCGGCGACATTGCAGATGTCTCTTTTAAGCTTAGTGATGAGACGGAACTTTCTCACTACAACGGTGTTAGAAACATATCTATAAACGTTGCAAAAGCAAAAGAGGGAAATGCGATAGAGCTTGTAAAACAGGTAAGAGCTCTTTTAAAAGAGAGTGAAAAACTTCATCCTGAGCTTCGTTACGAGATATATGCAGATACTTCTGTGTGGATAAAAAACCGTCTAAATACCGTATTTGCAAATATAACCTTTGGACTTATGCTTGTCTTTTTGGCGATGCTTATATTTATTAACCGCGGTATAGCCCTTGTCGTAGCTATCGGGATTCCTTTGAGCTTTATGATAGGCTTGATCGCCACCGAGATAATGGGAGATTCTCTAAATATGCTCTCGCTTCTAGGAGCGCTCATAGCTCTTGGTATGCTTGTTGATGAGGCGATAGTCGTTGCCGAGAACATCTACAGGCACTTGGAGAATGGGATGGAGAGAAGAGAAGCGGCTATTGTAGGAGCGCAGGAGATGTTTCCTGCAGTTCTGACCGCTACTCTGACGACCGTTTTTGCATTTTTGCCTATGCTTCTTCTAAGCGGCGAGATGGGGATGTTTATAAAGATCATCCCTATCATGATAACCGTTCTTCTCCTCTCATCGCTTTTTGAGGCGTTTTACTTCCTGCCGCTTCATGCGCATGACTTTTTAAAAGTATCGCACAGCGATAGCTCTACAAGA from Sulfurimonas crateris encodes:
- a CDS encoding pyrroline-5-carboxylate reductase; protein product: MKTITFIGNGNMALSIAKGLKERYKLEVIGRDLEKLNKFEDEVGVEIEKILLEDSDIEGKTVMLCVKPANVEEIAARVKGRAKVIYSVLAGTTVQKIKHNLNPYAVVRSMPNLAASVGRSMTTLTGDDSYKDEAKELLGAIGSTLWLGSEKELDIATGLAGSGPAYLTLIAEALADGAVKQGMKRADAMATMRGLFAGFGELIQEIHPALLKDGVMSPGGTTAAGYGALEDGNVRASCMNAIEQAYKKAIELSK
- a CDS encoding metal-sulfur cluster assembly factor; amino-acid sequence: MYTKEELFLAISTVIDPEVGFNLVEMGLIYDASCDEDGNAYVKMTLSTKACPMHQLIQQWVKEAVQKMAGIKSVEIDLVWEPEWNITMADEHVKKALSR
- a CDS encoding glutamate-5-semialdehyde dehydrogenase; protein product: MEQFLAEAKQASRVLSTLSGSDKNRILREMASALRANTMDLIEANAKDMSDGKKNDLSSALMDRLYLDEKRIDAMAVAIEEIAALKEPVGRVLDGWVTEDGLKIEKVSIPIGVIGIIYESRPNVTSDTAALCFKSSNVCVLKGGKEAEHSNNAIAKILQSVLEKNKLPKSLVSLIPDSSREGVAKLIKMDKYVDLIIPRGGAGLIKYVSENATVSVVKHDKGQCHTYIDKDAIINDAIKIAINAKVQRPGVCNAMETLLVDSAIAKETLPLLKVEFDKAHTELKGCKRTQAIIDVANATDEDYDTEYLANILNIKVVDGVEGAIEHIVRFSSGHSEAIITQNVTAAETFLNAIDAAAVYLNASTRFTDGGAFGFGAEVGISTNKLHARGPMGIEGLTTYKFKIYGSGQTR
- the rsmH gene encoding 16S rRNA (cytosine(1402)-N(4))-methyltransferase RsmH — protein: MQIIPHVAVLYSQVLDTFSDIEDGIIIDCTMGYGGHSSIILEANPNIKLIAIDQDQTAIDFSTQRLEPYKDRVEIKKGRFSSVIKEILKEYDIKDIRGILADIGVSSLQLDQKERGFSFASENLDMRMDRDALLSAAEVVNEYSAADLERILLEYGELRNYKKIASFIVSNRPFSSAQELSEAVTHLMPKGKKIHPATLLMQAIRIEVNNELGELSSLLDTIEEARFPNAKIAIISFHSLEDRIVKNRFVRWSKSCICPQEAMRCTCGNNHSYGRVLTKKPLTAEDEELKANPRSRSAKLRVFETDIEE
- a CDS encoding response regulator, which encodes MQTIISQYYIELIGLIVAVTLITIVVLLKSSKGKKAPLAKEEKLEAPKSEKKEPEALVEVIERQEEPELKEEPQEAQETPSTQAKSVPATPTNRKKRELIPHSKITKDDFADFKGTRVLIAEDNIINQKVIAGLLSTSGIEITIANDGQEALNILESDTNFAVIFMDAHMPVVDGFQATRLIRKNPNYEHIPIVALSGDTAADDVRNMLNVGMEAHLEKPLKMDALYDILYIYTTGEESQTTAPAAPQESVEFDINKGLEICGGDREFYLEILNDFLSKYSVSEETLQEHINGTNGIDADKLLLDISGVAANIGADNLHDAALELKKSIANPSDLSYVSDLKKYKRSLERVCEAIKEYMTA